From Thermus neutrinimicus, the proteins below share one genomic window:
- a CDS encoding alpha/beta hydrolase, whose amino-acid sequence MDAKRILLLFLAAAFLLALGVVGVAHYFLRPLKAEALAREALGRGGLEVREVSHGLELIPKAPKALLAFYPGARVEPLAYAPLLAPVAKAGYLVVLLKVPSGIALLGKERALEAKRAHPQLPLVVGGHSLGGVAAAGLAAREKLPLILFASYPEGDLSGETFPTLALFGTEDGLLPPDKAREKARLLPKNARVVFVEGLNHAGFGAYGPQKGDRPARRPREALWREIQEEVLFFLEGLGLDAPPPPQAHR is encoded by the coding sequence ATGGACGCCAAAAGGATCCTTCTCCTCTTCCTGGCCGCCGCCTTCCTCCTGGCCCTGGGCGTGGTGGGCGTGGCCCATTACTTTCTGAGGCCGCTGAAGGCGGAAGCCCTGGCCCGGGAAGCCCTAGGGCGAGGAGGCCTCGAGGTGCGGGAGGTTTCCCATGGCCTAGAGCTTATCCCCAAAGCCCCCAAGGCCCTTTTGGCCTTCTACCCCGGGGCCCGGGTGGAACCCTTGGCCTACGCCCCCCTCCTGGCCCCGGTGGCGAAGGCAGGGTATCTGGTGGTCCTCCTCAAGGTCCCCTCGGGCATCGCCCTCCTGGGAAAGGAAAGGGCTTTGGAGGCGAAAAGGGCGCACCCCCAGCTTCCCCTGGTGGTGGGGGGGCACAGCCTGGGCGGGGTGGCCGCCGCGGGGCTGGCCGCCCGGGAGAAGCTTCCCCTCATCCTCTTCGCCAGCTACCCCGAAGGGGACCTGAGCGGGGAAACCTTCCCCACCCTAGCCCTTTTCGGCACGGAAGACGGCCTTCTACCCCCGGATAAAGCCCGGGAAAAGGCCCGGCTCCTTCCCAAAAACGCCCGGGTGGTCTTCGTGGAGGGGCTGAACCACGCGGGCTTTGGCGCCTACGGCCCCCAGAAGGGGGACCGGCCCGCCAGGAGGCCCCGGGAGGCCCTGTGGCGGGAGATCCAGGAGGAAGTCCTCTTCTTTTTGGAAGGCCTGGGCTTAGACGCCCCTCCCCCGCCCCAGGCCCACCGCTGA